From Juglans regia cultivar Chandler chromosome 6, Walnut 2.0, whole genome shotgun sequence, the proteins below share one genomic window:
- the LOC109011418 gene encoding trihelix transcription factor GT-2-like isoform X2, with the protein MMGGSDVLGSSGGEIREVVAGAHDDDDGDEGVVVGSNSGEEDHNKVNGGNHEGGESMSNCGGNRWPRQETLALLKIRSDIDVVFRDSNLKGPLWEEIARKLADLGYNRSAKKCKEKFENVCKYHKRTKEGRTGKPEGKAYRFFDQLQAFERQPSSSSTVGHPKPKAASSTSTTVSQITVPLKTNPTFISQSLNIAVFPTISNSTVSPAPVIEPAKFSAQTNNPRRRDPFQSTISANLFSRTSTSSSTESDQELKASYMRKRKWKGFFRRIAKEVIEKQEKLQQKFLEAIDKQENERTVREEAWRMQEMERINQEHEVLVRECSTAAANDAAIIAFLQKISGQSHPTQAHDDNNTVLSLTLLPRPLPPQLSNSSDLQKMGSFENISTPTSSSRWPKAEVQALIRIRKSLELKYQESGTKGQMWEDISAGMRRLGYIRSAKRCKEKWENINKYFKKVKDRNLKRREDSNTCPYFQQLDALYKDKNKINSSVVSTPPGRSVKPASSGLMEPLMVQPERQWRPIQEDIFNLPQSTAPDIYHDDHRENVEQNQEEDRDADDDSDEEEDQDGGGGYEMVINKPSLMENTE; encoded by the exons ATGATGGGGGGTTCAGATGTTTTAGGAAGCTCTGGCGGCGAGATCAGGGAAGTGGTTGCCGGagctcatgatgatgatgacggcGATGAGGGGGTTGTTGTTGGGTCTAATTCCGGCGAAGAAGATCATAATAAGGTTAACGGAGGAAATCATGAGGGTGGTGAGAGCATGAGTAACTGCGGTGGAAACCGATGGCCTCGACAGGAAACGTTGGCACTCTTGAAGATACGGTCTGATATTGATGTGGTGTTTCGAGACTCAAATCTTAAAGGTCCATTATGGGAAGAGATTGCAAG GAAACTAGCAGATCTTGGTTATAATCGAAGCGCCAAGAAATGCAAGGAGAAATTCGAGAATGTCTGCAAATAccacaaaagaacaaaagaaggTCGAACTGGGAAGCCAGAGGGAAAGGCCTATCGGTTTTTTGATCAATTACAAGCATTCGAGAGACAacctagtagtagtagtactgtcgGACACCCTAAACCTAAAGCAGCTTCTTCCACCAGTACTACTGTTTCTCAGATAACTGTTCCATTGAAAACAAACCCTACATTCATTTCTCAGAGTCTGAATATTGCTGTGTTTCCAACAATATCAAACTCAACAGTTTCTCCAGCACCAGTAATAGAACCTGCAAAATTTTCAGCACAAACAAACAACCCACGACGACGTGATCCTTTCCAAAGCACAATATCTGCAAATCTTTTTTCTCGTACATCTACCTCCTCTTCAACCGAGTCTGATCAAGAACTCAAAGCAAGCTATATGAGAAAGAGGAAATGGAAGGGCTTTTTCCGGAGGATAGCCAAGGAGGTGATCGAGAAGCAAGAGAAGCTGCAGCAGAAATTCTTGGAAGCCATAGATAAACAGGAAAACGAAAGAACGGTTAGAGAAGAAGCATGGAGGATGCAAGAGATGGAAAGAATCAATCAAGAACATGAAGTGTTAGTCCGAGAATGTTCCACGGCAGCAGCAAATGACGCAGCAATAATTGCATTCTTGCAAAAGATATCCGGACAAAGCCACCCAACACAAGCACATGATGACAACAACACCGTGCTGTCACTGACATTATTGCCTCGGCCACTGCCGCCACAATTGTCGAACAGCTCCGATCTTCAGAAAATGGGTAGCTTTGAGAATATTTCTACACCAACGAGCTCATCTAGATGGCCGAAGGCTGAAGTTCAGGCTCTGATAAGGATTCGGAAAAGCCTTGAACTGAAGTATCAGGAAAGTGGAACAAAAGGGCAAATGTGGGAGGACATCTCAGCAGGCATGCGCAGGCTTGGATACATCCGGAGTGCGAAGAGATGCAAGGAGAAATGGGAAAACATTAACAAGTACTTCAAGAAGGTGAAGGATAGAAACTTGAAACGGCGAGAGGATTCGAATACATGTCCGTACTTCCAACAGTTGGATGCACTATACAAAGACAAGAACAAGATCAATAGCTCAGTCGTCAGTACTCCTCCTGGACGTAGTGTGAAGCCGGCCAGTAGCGGCCTGATGGAGCCATTGATGGTGCAGCCAGAGCGACAGTGGCGTCCTATACAAGAAGATATATTTAACCTACCGCAGTCGACGGCGCCAGATATTTATCATGATGATCATAGGGAAAATGTGGAACAAAATCAAGAAGAAGATAGAGATGCAgatgatgatagtgatgaggaaGAAGATCAAGATGGTGGCGGCGGTTATGAGATGGTAATAAACAAACCTTCTTTAATGGAAAATACTGAATGA
- the LOC109011418 gene encoding trihelix transcription factor GT-2-like isoform X1 yields the protein MMGGSDVLGSSGGEIREVVAGAHDDDDGDEGVVVGSNSGEEDHNKVNGGNHEGGESMSNCGGNRWPRQETLALLKIRSDIDVVFRDSNLKGPLWEEIARDMRNIYRSMVFFFANVVIIRKLADLGYNRSAKKCKEKFENVCKYHKRTKEGRTGKPEGKAYRFFDQLQAFERQPSSSSTVGHPKPKAASSTSTTVSQITVPLKTNPTFISQSLNIAVFPTISNSTVSPAPVIEPAKFSAQTNNPRRRDPFQSTISANLFSRTSTSSSTESDQELKASYMRKRKWKGFFRRIAKEVIEKQEKLQQKFLEAIDKQENERTVREEAWRMQEMERINQEHEVLVRECSTAAANDAAIIAFLQKISGQSHPTQAHDDNNTVLSLTLLPRPLPPQLSNSSDLQKMGSFENISTPTSSSRWPKAEVQALIRIRKSLELKYQESGTKGQMWEDISAGMRRLGYIRSAKRCKEKWENINKYFKKVKDRNLKRREDSNTCPYFQQLDALYKDKNKINSSVVSTPPGRSVKPASSGLMEPLMVQPERQWRPIQEDIFNLPQSTAPDIYHDDHRENVEQNQEEDRDADDDSDEEEDQDGGGGYEMVINKPSLMENTE from the exons ATGATGGGGGGTTCAGATGTTTTAGGAAGCTCTGGCGGCGAGATCAGGGAAGTGGTTGCCGGagctcatgatgatgatgacggcGATGAGGGGGTTGTTGTTGGGTCTAATTCCGGCGAAGAAGATCATAATAAGGTTAACGGAGGAAATCATGAGGGTGGTGAGAGCATGAGTAACTGCGGTGGAAACCGATGGCCTCGACAGGAAACGTTGGCACTCTTGAAGATACGGTCTGATATTGATGTGGTGTTTCGAGACTCAAATCTTAAAGGTCCATTATGGGAAGAGATTGCAAG GGACATGAGAAACATATATAGATCGATGGtgtttttctttgcaaatgTTGTTATCATCAGGAAACTAGCAGATCTTGGTTATAATCGAAGCGCCAAGAAATGCAAGGAGAAATTCGAGAATGTCTGCAAATAccacaaaagaacaaaagaaggTCGAACTGGGAAGCCAGAGGGAAAGGCCTATCGGTTTTTTGATCAATTACAAGCATTCGAGAGACAacctagtagtagtagtactgtcgGACACCCTAAACCTAAAGCAGCTTCTTCCACCAGTACTACTGTTTCTCAGATAACTGTTCCATTGAAAACAAACCCTACATTCATTTCTCAGAGTCTGAATATTGCTGTGTTTCCAACAATATCAAACTCAACAGTTTCTCCAGCACCAGTAATAGAACCTGCAAAATTTTCAGCACAAACAAACAACCCACGACGACGTGATCCTTTCCAAAGCACAATATCTGCAAATCTTTTTTCTCGTACATCTACCTCCTCTTCAACCGAGTCTGATCAAGAACTCAAAGCAAGCTATATGAGAAAGAGGAAATGGAAGGGCTTTTTCCGGAGGATAGCCAAGGAGGTGATCGAGAAGCAAGAGAAGCTGCAGCAGAAATTCTTGGAAGCCATAGATAAACAGGAAAACGAAAGAACGGTTAGAGAAGAAGCATGGAGGATGCAAGAGATGGAAAGAATCAATCAAGAACATGAAGTGTTAGTCCGAGAATGTTCCACGGCAGCAGCAAATGACGCAGCAATAATTGCATTCTTGCAAAAGATATCCGGACAAAGCCACCCAACACAAGCACATGATGACAACAACACCGTGCTGTCACTGACATTATTGCCTCGGCCACTGCCGCCACAATTGTCGAACAGCTCCGATCTTCAGAAAATGGGTAGCTTTGAGAATATTTCTACACCAACGAGCTCATCTAGATGGCCGAAGGCTGAAGTTCAGGCTCTGATAAGGATTCGGAAAAGCCTTGAACTGAAGTATCAGGAAAGTGGAACAAAAGGGCAAATGTGGGAGGACATCTCAGCAGGCATGCGCAGGCTTGGATACATCCGGAGTGCGAAGAGATGCAAGGAGAAATGGGAAAACATTAACAAGTACTTCAAGAAGGTGAAGGATAGAAACTTGAAACGGCGAGAGGATTCGAATACATGTCCGTACTTCCAACAGTTGGATGCACTATACAAAGACAAGAACAAGATCAATAGCTCAGTCGTCAGTACTCCTCCTGGACGTAGTGTGAAGCCGGCCAGTAGCGGCCTGATGGAGCCATTGATGGTGCAGCCAGAGCGACAGTGGCGTCCTATACAAGAAGATATATTTAACCTACCGCAGTCGACGGCGCCAGATATTTATCATGATGATCATAGGGAAAATGTGGAACAAAATCAAGAAGAAGATAGAGATGCAgatgatgatagtgatgaggaaGAAGATCAAGATGGTGGCGGCGGTTATGAGATGGTAATAAACAAACCTTCTTTAATGGAAAATACTGAATGA